In a single window of the Chlamydiales bacterium genome:
- the tnpA gene encoding IS200/IS605 family transposase has product MAQSLSNVLLHVIFSTKNRRTFIDEAIESELYAYIASIFTSSGSYVHKIGGVSDHIHIFCTLPRTLSISALLENAKKNSSKWIKTKGKNYDEFSWQKGFGVFSVSESLHNAVVTYIENQKEHHKKQTFQDEYRAFLRLNNIPFNEQYIWD; this is encoded by the coding sequence ATGGCGCAATCACTTTCCAACGTGCTTTTACATGTTATATTCAGTACTAAAAATAGACGCACCTTTATCGATGAAGCAATTGAATCAGAATTATATGCTTATATAGCCTCCATATTTACTTCGTCTGGAAGTTATGTCCATAAAATAGGAGGAGTTAGTGATCACATTCACATCTTTTGCACGCTACCACGTACTCTTTCAATAAGCGCTCTTCTTGAAAATGCGAAAAAAAATTCCTCAAAATGGATTAAAACTAAAGGAAAAAATTATGATGAGTTTTCATGGCAAAAGGGTTTTGGAGTATTTTCTGTAAGCGAATCACTTCATAATGCCGTTGTAACTTATATTGAAAATCAAAAAGAGCATCATAAAAAACAAACATTTCAAGATGAGTACCGCGCGTTTCTTCGATTAAATAATATCCCCTTTAATGAACAATATATTTGGGATTAG